In Aminiphilus circumscriptus DSM 16581, the sequence TGCGTTCTCCCATGGCGTAGCCCACAATCTCTCCGGTAAAAAGATCCTTGTGACCGGCAAGATATAACCAGCCCTCGGCTGTGGGGATGTAAGTGATATCCGTTACCCAGACTTGATTCGGGGCCTCCGTGACAAAGTTTTGTTCTAAAAGATTTGTGGCAACCGGCAGCTTGTGGTTTGCGTTTGTGGTTGCTTTGAACTTTTTGACCTGTTTGCAGCGAAGCCCCAGTTTCCTGCGAATCCGTTTGATCCGGTGAACTCCAATGTGAACGCCGTGGCAGGCAAGCTCTTTCTGCAGACGTTCCGGACCGTAGGTTTCTTCCGTTCTTTTATGAGCCGCTATGATTTCGAGTTCGAGCCGTTTTTCCTCTTGATTCCGGGGAGAATCCGGTCGTTTCAGCCAGGCGTAGTAGCCACTGGTTGAAACCTCCAGAACCCGACATAGCCGAGGAACCGGATACTTCGATCGAAACCGCCTGATTACCGCGTACCGGACAGCGACTCCCGGGCAAAGTACGCGGCGGCTTTTTTTAAGATATCGCGCTCCTGTTTTACTTGAGCAAGCTCTCGTTTGACGCGCTCAAGCTCCTCCTCAACCTGAGTGAGAGGCCGCCGCTCGCCGCCAATATCGGAAAGTTTTCCGGCCTTGTACGCTCTCACCCAGTTTTCCAGGGTCGACTTGGGCAGGGAGAGTTGACGCGATGCTTCATATGCTGTCAAGCCGCCTTCAATGATCATGTTGACGGCTTCATGCCGAAATTCTTTCGAATAGCGACCGTTCGTTGCGTTCTTTGCCATTCAGACACCTCCGTTTTGGTTGGATAGTAACTTTGGTGTCCGATATTTTCAACGTACCTCACTCTTTTGCGATCTGCTTGATTTCGCTCGTCAGTTGCTCGTCCCGATCGGGATCGGGTATGTAACGGTAGCTGGAACGACTGATCCGGGCGATGGCACAGCTACGACGTTCCGAAAGCCCTCGCGACATGCAGAACGTCACGGCTCTCCTTCGTTGCTGTGCCGTCAGGAGTTTTTTGCTAGAAATTCCTTGATGATGTCCAGCTCGATATCCCGTTCGGCCATCATGCGCTTGAGGCGCTCATTTTCCCGTTCAAGCT encodes:
- a CDS encoding IS3 family transposase (programmed frameshift), whose protein sequence is MAKNATNGRYSKEFRHEAVNMIIEGGLTAYEASRQLSLPKSTLENWVRAYKAGKLSDIGGERRPLTQVEEELERVKRELAQVKQERDILKKAAAYFGPGVAVRYAVIRRFRSKYPVPRLCRVLEVSTSGYYAWLKRPDSPRNQEEKRLELEIIAAHKRTEETYGPERLQKELACHGVHIGVHRIKRIRRKLGLRCKQVKKFKATTNANHKLPVATNLLEQNFVTEAPNQVWVTDITYIPTAEGWLYLAGHKDLFTGEIVGYAMGERMTKNLVTQSLFRAVAAKRPAAGLIHHSDRGSQYCAAGYRKLLDQFKMRASMSRRGNCYDNAPIESFWGVLKNELVHHCRYETRQEAIRQITTYIEIFYNRQRRQKRLGYLSPAAYEKQFFKEQ